The following DNA comes from Methanomassiliicoccales archaeon.
CGTTCCCTCCACCTCGAACTCGACCAATTTCTCACCCCAGAAGGCCGGATGACAACAGGGCTGCGCCGACCGCACCTATGTACTGCGGGTTCGGCGGCACTATGGGCCTCTCCCCCAGGGTGTGCTCCATGGCGGTCACCAATCCGGAGATCAGAGCTGTCCCTCCCACCTGGATTATGGGGTGGCGGACCTCGATCTCCTGCAGCTGCTGCTCGTATATCTGCTCTGTCACGCTATGACAGGCGGCAGCGGCCACGTCCTCCAGGGTGTTCCCGGCCGCCAACGACGTCACCAGGTCCTGAATGCCGAAGATGGAGCAGTAGGAGTTCATCTTGACCTTGGTATGATCACCCTTGTCAGCCAAAGCCCCCAGCTCGGTGATCTCCACCTTGAGCCTCTTTGCCGTCAGCTCAAGGAAACGACCGGACGCTCCGGCACAGATGCCCCCCATGGTGAAGTTGTCTGGGATGCCATCCCTTACAGTGATGGCCTTGTTGTCCATTCCACCAATGTCAATGATCGTCGCCTCACCTTTCTGCTTTCCGGCCAGCCACACGGCGCCTTTGGAGTTCACCGTAAGTTCCTCCTGGACGAGCTTGGCGTTGAACTTCTTTCCCAGTGTAAAACGGCCGTAGCCAGTTGTCCCGATCGCATCTAACTGCTCCCGTTTGACCCCGGCCTCGGCCAGGGCGTTCACTAGTGCGGTCTCGGCCGCTGAGAACACATCCGTGGTCGGCAGCCAGTATTTTCCTATGATCTCATTATCGCGCATTATGACCGCCTTGGTTGTGGAAGAACCGGAGTCCAGACCGGCGGTGAGACCGACCTGTCTTTCCCTGGCCAATAACTCCTTGCGCTCAACGATGGTCACTAAAGCCTCCATCCGGGTCAGCAGCTGAGCCGACTTGGTCCTCTCAGTGAAGGAATAGGTGACCACCGGTAGCCTGGTATGTTCCTGCACATACTTCCTGAGCTCCGTACGTACCAGCGCGGCCTCGGCGCACCTGAAGCAGGTGGCTATGAAAATGGCGTCGGCATCATAGTTCTTGTCGGCCAGCTCGATCGCTCGAGCGATCATCAATTTAAGTTGAGGGCTGTGAGGATTGAAACCGAAGTCCTTGACCGCTTTGTCGATCTTGTCCATGTTGACATCGGGATATACCATCTTGGCCCCGACGATCTCAGCGGCGTTCTCTATCTCCCCCTGCACCGCGCTATACTCGGTCCCACATGACAAC
Coding sequences within:
- a CDS encoding methanogenesis marker 15 protein; translated protein: MIKIAQLSCGTEYSAVQGEIENAAEIVGAKMVYPDVNMDKIDKAVKDFGFNPHSPQLKLMIARAIELADKNYDADAIFIATCFRCAEAALVRTELRKYVQEHTRLPVVTYSFTERTKSAQLLTRMEALVTIVERKELLARERQVGLTAGLDSGSSTTKAVIMRDNEIIGKYWLPTTDVFSAAETALVNALAEAGVKREQLDAIGTTGYGRFTLGKKFNAKLVQEELTVNSKGAVWLAGKQKGEATIIDIGGMDNKAITVRDGIPDNFTMGGICAGASGRFLELTAKRLKVEITELGALADKGDHTKVKMNSYCSIFGIQDLVTSLAAGNTLEDVAAAACHSVTEQIYEQQLQEIEVRHPIIQVGGTALISGLVTAMEHTLGERPIVPPNPQYIGAVGAALLSSGLLG